From one Kwoniella shandongensis chromosome 4, complete sequence genomic stretch:
- a CDS encoding carbamoyl-phosphate synthase arginine-specific large chain — translation MLRSVPLYRSAALPLRPLRTLPGLTARRVPTQSRSYAVAAPAVGSFGQVDGEPTLNSPSELARRISAKVLPKLEKPDVKKVLVVGSGGLSIGQAGEFDYSGSQAIKALRESNIDTILINPNIATIQTSHHLANEVYFLPVTPDYVAYVLEKERPDGILLTFGGQSALNVGIQLDKMGVLERLGVKVLGTPIRTLEVSEDRDLFVQALNEIDIPAAQSTAVSTIQAALDAAKEIGYPIILRSAFSLGGLGSGFAHDEEELRNLAAKSLSLSPQVLIEKSLKGWKELEYEVVRDAADNTIICCNMENFDPLGTHTGDSIVIAPSQTLTDDEYHMLRSAAIKIVRHVGVVGECNVQYALDPVSRDYRVIEMNARLSRSSALASKATGYPLAYTAAKIALGHTLPELPNAVTKTTTACFEPSLDYIVTKIPKWDLAKFQHVERNVGSAMKSVGEVMAIGRTFEESLQKAIRQVDPNFHGFDAYWKPEDMKTALTENNDRRLFAIAHGMLNLDYTVDDIHELTKIDKWFLYKLENIVNVYKTLQNTPFEQIDKQMFTTAKKTGFSDLHISKLVKRSEDEVRAARKAFGVTPFVKRIDTLAAEFPAYTNYLYTTYNASTHDLEFDEHGTMVLGSGVYRIGSSVEFDWCAVTCSRAIRSMGKKTIMINYNPETVSTDFDEADRLYFEELSWERVMDIYELEGADGVVVSVGGQLPQNIALRLKHTGVNVLGTDPEQIDNAEDRHKFSSILDSVGVDQPAWTEATSLDSAKEFANKVGYPVLIRPSYVLSGAAMNVVWDEAELEGKLSAAADVSPLHPVVISQFIDNAQEIDIDAVAHKGKLLIHAVSEHVENAGVHSGDATLVLPPFSLHEKDLGRLKEIAEKVAKAFNISGPFNMQIIRKPEVDGQDAELKVIECNLRASRSFPFVSKVLGKNFIDVATAAIMDENVPEPVDLMKEQRDYVAIKVPQFSWTRLPGADPFLGVEMASTGEVASFGKDIHEAYWAALLSVNGFKLPKKNSGILLGGDISRAEMPVIASNLLSLGFKLYTYDTAVEQFVNDQPYLSIKKIIVPVKDKRKLREVLEDNEISCVINVSRSRAATTADADYASRRAAVDFGIPLINNAKLAVLFTETLQKKFHQSPLPYVEGLNPPEVKSWRDFVGEERAY, via the exons ATGCTTCGCTCAGTCCCCCTCTATCGTTCGGCcgcccttccccttcgtcccCTCCGTACACTCCCCGGCCTCACAGCCAGGCGAGTTCCAACCCAATCCCGATCATATGCTGTCGCTGCTCCTGCTGTCGGCTCTTTCGGCCAGGTCGACGGGGAACCAACCCTCAACTCACCGTCAGAGTTGGCCAGGCGGATATCGGCAAAGGTTTTGCCAAAGTTGGAAAAGCCTGATGTGAAGAAGGTCTTGGTCGTAGGTAGTGGTGGTTTGAGTATCGGTCAAGCGGGAGAGTTTGACTATTCTG GTTCACAAGCTATCAAAGCCCTCCGAGAATCTAACATCgacaccatcctcatcaacccTAACATTGCCACTATCCAAACTTCTCACCATCTCGCCAACGAGGTCTACTTCCTCCCCGTCACACCCGACTATGTCGCGTACGTTCTCGAAAAGGAGCGACCGGATGGTATCCTCTTGACCTTCGGTGGTCAATCGGCGTTGAACGTTGGTATCCAGCTTGACAAGATGGGTGTTTTGGAGAGACTAGGTGTCAAGGTTCTCGGTACCCCTATCAGGACTCTTGAGGTCTCAGAGGACCGAGATTTGTTCGTCCAAGCGTTGAACG AGATTGACATCCCCGCGGCCCAATCCACTGCCGTGTCCACTATCCAGGCCGCTCTTGACGCTGCCAAGGAGATTGGATACCCTATCATTCTCCGTTCCGCTTTCTCTCTCGGTGGTCTCGGTTCCGGTTTCGCTcacgacgaagaggaactCCGAAATCTCGCTGCGAAGAGTTTGTCCCTCAGTCCTCAGGTCTTGATTgagaagagtttgaaggGCTGGAAAGAGCTCGAGTACGAGGTCGTCCGAGATGCTGCCGAT AACACCATCATCTGCTGTAACATGGAGAACTTTGATCCTCTCGGTACACACACCGGTGACTCTATTGTCATTGCCCCCTCACAAACGTTGACCGACGACGAGTACCACATGCTCCGAAGCGCTGCCATCAAGATCGTCCGACACGTCGGTGTGGTCGGTGAATGTAAC GTCCAATACGCTCTCGACCCCGTCAGCCGAGACTACCGAGTCATCGAGATGAACGCTCGTCTCAGTcgatccag TGCCTTGGCTTCCAAAGCAACCGGTTACCCCCTCGCTTACACCGCCGCCAAGATCGCTCTTGGTCACACTCTCCCCGAATTGCCCAACGCCGTCACCAAGACCACCACTGCTTGTTTCGAGCCTTCTCTCGACTACATCGTCACCAAGATCCCCAAGTGGGATTTGGCCAAATTCCAACACGTCGAGCGAAACGTTGGCTCCGCCATGAAATCGGTCGGTGAAGTCATGGCCATTGGTCGAACCTTCGAGGAGTCTTTGCAGAAGGCTATCCGACAGGTCGACCCCAACTTCCACGGCTTCGATGCCTACTGGAAGCCCGAGGACATGAAGACCGCTTTGACCGAGAACAACGATCGTCGATTGTTTGCCATCGCTCACGGTATGCTCAACCTCGACTACACCGTCGATGACATTCACGAGTTGACCAAGATCGACAAGTGGTTCTTGTACAAGCTCGAGAACATTGTCAACGTCTACAAGACTCTCCAGAACACTCCCTTCGAGCAGATCGACAAGCAGATGTTCACTACCGCCAAGAAGACTGGTTTCTCCGACCTTCACATCTCGAAACTCGTTAAGAGGTCCGAGGATGAGGTTCGAGCTGCCCGAAAGGCGTTCGGTGTCACTCCCTTCGTCAAGCGGATCGACACCCTCGCTGCTGAATTCCCTGCTTACACTAACTACCTCTACACCACCTACAACGCCTCCACTCACGATCTCGAGTTTGACGAGCATGGTACCATGGTTCTCGGTTCCGGTGTCTACCGAATTGGTTCCTCCGTGGAGTTCGATTGGTGCGCTGTCACTTGTTCCAGGGCCATCCGATCAATGGGCAAGAAGACCATCATGATCAACTACAACCCTGAGACTGTTTCGACCGATTTCGACGAGGCCGACCGATTGTACTTTGAGGAGCTCAGCTGGGAGCGAGTGATGGACATTTACGAGCTTGAGGGTGCCGACGGTGTCGTTGTCAGCGTTGGAG GTCAATTACCTCAAAACATTGCTCTCCGACTCAAGCACACCGGTGTCAATGTCCTCGGTACTGACCCCGAGCAGATCGACAACGCCGAGGACCGTCACAAGTTCTCGTCTATCCTCGACTCTGTCGGTGTCGACCAGCCTGCATGGACCGAGGCTACTTCCCTTGACTCTGCCAAGGAGTTCGCCAACAAGGTCGGCTACCCTGTCCTGATCCGACCTTCCTACGTTCTTTCCGGTGCCGCCATGAACGTCGTTTGGGACGAGGCTGAACTCGAAGGCAAGCTCTCCGCCGCTGCCGATgtttctcctctccaccctgTCGTTATCTCCCAATTCATTGACAACGCTCAAGaaatcgacatcgacgctGTCGCCCACAAGGGTAAACTCCTCATCCACGCCGTCTCAGAGCACGTCGAGAACGCCGGTGTTCACTCTGGTGATGCTACTCTtgtcctccctcccttctccttgcaCGAGAAGGACCTCGGCAGACTCAAGGAGATCGCCGAGAAGGTCGCAAAGGCTTTCAACATCTCTGGTCCCTTCAACATGCAAATTATCAGGAAGCCCGAGGTCGACGGTCAAGATGCCGAGCTCAAGGTTATCGAGTGTAACTTGCGTGCTTCGAGgtctttccccttcgtcaGCAAGGTCTTGGGCAAGAACTTTATCGACGTCGCCACTGCTGCTATCAT GGACGAGAACGTTCCCGAGCCTGTCGACTTGATGAAGGAGCAGAGGGATTACGTTGCCATCAAGGTTCCTCAATTCTCATGGACTCGATTGCCCGGTGCGGACCCCTTCttgggtgttg AGATGGCCTCGACTGGTGAAGTCGCTTCGTTCGGTAAGGACATCCACGAGGCGTACTGGGCT GCTCTCCTCTCTGTCAACGGTTTCAAACTCCCCAAGAAGAACTCTGGTATCCTTCTCGGCGGTGATATCTCTCGAGCAGAGATGCCCGTCATTGCCTccaacctcctttctctcggCTTCAAGCTTTACACCTACGACACTGCTGTTGAGCAATTCGTCAACGACCAACCATACCTTtccatcaagaagatcatcgtccCCGTCAAGGACAAGAGAAAGCTCAGGGAGGTTTTGGAAGACAACGAGATCTCGTGTGTGATCAACGTCAGTCGATCGAGGGCCGCCACGACCGCCGATGCCGATTACGCATCTCGACGAGCGGCCGTCGACTTTGGTATTCCCCTTATCAACAATGCCAAACTCGCCGTCTTGTTCACTGAGACACTTCAAAAGAAGTTCCACCAATCACCATTACCTTATGTGGAGGGATTGAACCCTCCCGAAGTCAAATCATGGAGGGACTTTGTTGGCGAGGAGAGGGCTTATTAG